CAAGCCTGAACACTAAACTGATTCCCCTCAGGCTGAGATATCTGTTTCCAGAGAGGATAGGAACAAAGAACACTTAGTATGTGTGCCTTTAATGAGGAGCTGTGGGGAATCCACCTGTCTGAATCTAAGTGTTCTCCAGTGAAAAAATCTTTCTGACTCCCCCACTAGCTGTGACTTTCTCATGATTCAGGGTCAGGCAAGGAGCCAATGGAGACAGGGGTCCCATGATAGCCTCTCACAGAAGCAGAGCAGCCAGGTAAGAAAATCTGGGAAAGCAGGTGAGGACGCAGTTATCTCCCACAGAGGCAGATTCACACAGACAAAAACACATACATTTACATTTGGAGAAACACACACTAAATGCTTCAGCATCTCACCAAGTTCAAACGGGAAACATCACCTGGTTTAACATGTACAAGCCTTTCCTCTTTCAGGATGTACTGCCCATTGCAGAATAGAGCAAGCATGTTTCCAAGGTGGAAATAGAAAATTAAGCAGTGGGAAACGAAAGAGGTAACTAAGGGCAGCATTGCTAAGATCAGTGACGGCAAGCTCTTAGAAATCCTGGCCAAAAGCTCAGAGCCAAGAGCCACCCTCTTTCCTCACAAAAGAGACTCTTCTGTCAGACATTCAAGACCCTCCTATTCTGCCCTTAAGCTCCACCGTTTTATTAGTTGCTTCCTTGTGTACCTTCACTGTGGTCTATGACCACATTAGAGAAGTGTCTCAGAGGGAGGTTGCTTGGATGTCACATGGAACCCCACAGAGGTGGGTCAGCTTGAGCTGGAGTCCAAGCACTAAGCATCCTCAGTTTTAAGGTccaggaacacaaacattcaatgcTGCAAAACATGAGATGTCTCAGAGACAGTCACAAACTAAAGAGATTCACAAGGGACTAATATATGAAACCAGGCCCTCTTACCATATTGACTTGGGGGTTGGGGCCAACGTTGATTGTACTCCTGGTAGGACTATCTCAGCAAACATTGACAGGAAGTGGCTAACCTTAATGCTGGCAGATCTCTCGACATAGAGTCTGGGTTATTTAGAGCCTGTACACCTGTTTTTGCCTTTGCCAGTTCCCAGACAATAGGAAAAACCCTACACCATCCTGCTATACTTCTTTCACATTCTACTACCATTTCCATTATGGGAAATAGCTTACAATTGACCCTAATATCAACATCTACTCTTTGGAGCACAATGACAAAGTCTGCACaaatattgttttggtttttccttGATGCAACCCCTGTACCCCACTTCTACATTCTACATCCTTTCCCTGAAGTACTTTCTTTCAATAGCTCTGGGTACTGCCAACTACTGCCTTTCTACCTTTTAATTCTGTGATATAATTTATGAGAAAATGGCTTCAGGTCTCAGAATTTTACGTTGGTTTTACTAATTTAACTCTCAAAATGCTGGATACTTTATAGTCACCATACTATATACATCCTGCAACCACTCTCCTAAAAGTATTGCCTGTGACACCCTTTATCCCAGTCAGTCAAGACATTTAACCTGTACATCTCCTCCCCTGAAATGCCATCTCCTCTCCTCTTTACTATTCGAATACTGTGTATTCTTACATATTCAAAATTCTCTATCTGACTCTTTCTGCCTGCATTAATTCCTTAAGGCTGGGATTATCACTTGGATATGCCCCCATAACTTGACTTTCTCTATgaatctctttttcctcttcaaaaaTAATACCAAATACCAGTGATCCTGTTTTGGCCAGCACAGGGAGAAAAGAAGTCTCTTCACAGAATGCAGTACATAGCAAACTCACTAGCATGCTTAGCTCATCCAAGCCAACATTTGTGAGCTACTGCAATGACATTTTGATGCTATCCAGTTACAACATTGAGGGAAAACTGCCAGGCAGATCCTTCAGTGCCTAGAAGTAGTATAATCCTGAGAAAATAAGAGAGATCCAGAATGAATTTGAGTGAGTTGTATAAAGTTATTCGGGTAAAAGAACTTATGACTTTAAACAAATAGCTAAATCTCATTGCTTCATTTTTCCGTTCTGCTTAATGAagcttgttattttttaaatttacatattttaaatctgtAAGAAATGTGTGTAAGGCAGGAAGACACTGCCTGGCACTTGGTTATAGTCTCAATAAATGGTTGATAATTGAAACTTGGACGTAAAACTAGGGaggaatataaagaaaagggCATTTCAGCTGTTTCAAGACTATAAATGTTATGCTTTCTTTCAATCTAATCTGTCATCACCTAATTTCCCTGAATCCCAGGTTCTTCATCTCTGATTCTTCTTCTCAGGGTCCTCACTTATGAATGATGGATTACAGAAgttcctggtggcctagtggaTAGGATTCTAGGCTTTTACTGCTGTGACCCAGGTTCAGTACCTggccagggaactgagatcctacaagccatgTGAGGcggccaatatatatatatatatgaatgatatgGATTAAAAGAAATTGTGTATGTGAAGATAACTTGTATATACCAGATATTCATTAAATGTTATTGAAGTATGAATTAAGCTGCATGAAATCAAAGATAattaaacacaaattaaaattatagaaattaaccagctatttatttcattaaaactcGCTTCATAGAATTATCTAATGTGAATTAATTCTCAATGACAAAACAGTATCATAAGAAATTTGCTCAAATGATGACATTATCAATCTCATCTACTTTTATATTTGAAGTGTTATtaattaagaaatacattttggatCTGGTATCATTAAAAAATTGTAATCTCTAAACAATATATGGAgcctaattaaataaatatttccttttacttttgaCCACATTTTCTCCCCTGCAGACATGGGCAGAGACAACCAGACTGGAGTCACAGAATTCTTTCTCCTGGGACTCTCTGGGCAGTCAGAGCAGGAGGAGGTTCTCTTTGGGCTGTTCTTGTGGATGTACCTGGTCACCCTCATTGGGAACTTTCTCATTGTCTTGGCTATCAGCTGTGACAGTCATCTCCAAACACCCATGTCCTTATTCTTGGCCAACCTCTCCTGTGTCAACATCTGCTTTTCATCAGTCACTATCCCCAAGAAGCTGGTGAATCACATACTGTGAAGCAAGTCTATCTCTTACATGGAATGTACGACCCAGATCTACTTCTTCATCATTTTCATCAACATAGATGGGTTCCTCCTGAGTGTGATGGCCTATGATGATTATACTGCCATCTGTTGCCCACTCCACTACACCATGATCATGAGGCCCAAACTCTGTGTCCTTCTGGTGGCTGCATCTCGGCTCAGTACAAATCTGCATGCTCTCCTACAGACTCTTCTCATGGTGCAACTCACATTTTGTTCCAACAATGCTGTGTATAACTTTTTCTGTGACCCTTATCCTATTCTAAAACTCTCTTGTTTGAATACCTTTATCAATGACCTGATGGTATTCACTGTGGGTGAACTGGTATTTATGACACCATTTACATGTATCATCATTTCATATGATTACATCTTCTCTAAAATACTGAAGTTGCCATCTGCCCATGGAATAAGAAAAGCCCTGTCCACGTGTGGATCCCACCTCACTGTGGTCTCCCTCTTCTATGGGGCAATCCTGGGGGTCTATAAGCACCCTTCATCCTCGTACTCAGTGCAAGATGTGGTGACTATTGTCATCTTCACAGTGGTGACTCCTCTCATCAATCTCTTCATCTACAGCTTGAGAAATCATGACATGAAGGGAGCTTTAAGGAAACTAATTTCATATTCtatactttaaaacttttagaactGAGAGGACTCTTGGATAgcatacattttttcattttacagaccAAGAAACTGAGTCCCTATAGGTGTAAATTTACCCATGACTATTCCTGTAATTAATGATATGTGATCATGATCATGCTTTTAAATATGAGGCTGATAGGTGCTCATAAGTCATAAAACCATCAGTTATGTATAAAAAGGTGTgattttaaaacacttattttaCAGACAACAAAAATTCAGGAAAAGACAAGATTGGGTCCAGCAACCCTATGAGACAGTGGCTACCATATGGTCTGAGAATTTCAGAAAACTTTAGAGTTGGCTCTCCTCAGTGTCACCTGTCCTCTATGGCCTCACATTAGGAGATGTTAAATTACCCCGAATTTACTGAGTCACAGAAAAGTTACCTTTTCCAGGGCTGTACAACGAGCAATTATTGGTTACAAATGGTGCTGTTACTTTCAGGGTCTTTGCTCATTACTGAATTAGTTAACTTTTCCTCTGTCTTAGGCTCAATTCCTACCCTCTCCTCTCACAGCTCAGAACCTAGCCCTGCACTATTCTTCTTCCCCCACAACCAATCTAACTTCTTGGTGGTTTATTGCCTGGCATGGGTGTCAGGGATGTGTATCAGAGGGTGGCGAGCCTCAGACAGTAGCTAGAATTCCTCATATAAATCTCGGTATCCCTTCAAATTTAGATGGGCTAAGAGAAGCAGAGGTTCCCTTAATGCTAAACTGTCCAGAGTTCCTATAACAACTTAGGAACATGAAAACATGAATTAATTACAGGATTTGGATTAGAACCCAGAACTTCTGACTCCAAGTCCAGAGTTTGTTCCAATCCATGGGGAAAGTTTCTAGGAGCCCTTGCCTCTTTTCCTACTCTACACCTGAGGGTTCCCACCTCGTCTTCCCTGGTGTCCAGGGAGCACTCACCTAAATCTCCAGTGGTCATTCTTCAAAAGCCTTCAATTCCTCATTggccttctctcctttctcaatCTTCTCTACTCTCGTGAAAAATCAGTACTCATTGTCCTCACTATCACCTTCTTTCCCACTTGGTCCCAACACTGACCAGCTCTTACCATGAGCACAGCAACAGGCTTATCGTGGTTCTGACTGCCTCCTGCTTCCCCATACACATATCTGTCCTGCACACAGGATCAGTTTAATCCTCCTAAAACATTGATGGCATCCTGTCAGCCACTCCTTATAGAAATATTGAAGAGGCCAGGATAAATCCAAGTATTACCTTCAAATACAAGCACAAGATGACTCGGCCCCGAGCCATACTTACAACTTTGTTTGTCATCAACTCACATAATTATATGTTCCATGACTCTCTCCtaattctcttcctctttctttcattcGTCTGCTGAAAAactcccttgatttttttttttttttttttttttttttttggtaaacgggctgctcacggttgtggcctctcccgttgtggagcacaggctctggacgtgcaggctcagcggccatggctcacgggcccagccgctcctcggcatgtgggatcttcctggaccagggcatgaacccgtgtcccctgcatcggcaggcggactcccaaacactgtgccaccaggaaagccctccctTGATTTTTAAAGACTCTAATAATTGTGCATTCCCCTTAACTCCTTTACTAATTACATCTCACAGACATGTACTGAGCACACAACACAGTTCTTCTTGGATGTAGTAAATGAATTCCCAAATGTATGTTGGTGCCAGTGGGAACCTGACTACGTGTTACAAAATCAATGTAGTGTTCTGAACtgttaagttttattttagaagTAGTTTAGTGCAAATGTTTGAGATATAATAACATGGACTAATGTTGGTGTTTAAGGTTACATGACTCATTTTGGTCTCATCATATCCTTCCTTGCATTACCCATATCTGCATACATGTCTCCTCTGGTTATTACATTACATATTCACTTTGATAAAATACCATAGATTATGCATGGGCACATCCCATACAATGCTCGGTAGAGTTTTTGTTCATCCCAAATAATCATGTATTGAAAAATCACTGATGATGTGGTAGGCAAGTCTAATGGTAACCTGGGAAGTGAACATTCctagacacacaaaaaatcagAAGGGTAAAAATTTAAATCTAGGGAACTAAAGTACTGAGAAGGTTACTCCAGAACACAGAAAGATTTCACTGCATTCTGGGACCCAAAGAAGCAGCAGGGTTGAATGAAAAGAGCCATGTTTGGGATATAGTTTTATTGCTCATCCATCTCTCCCTCAACTGTCAGTCAAAAGTTGGCTGTGAGAAGGAGCATGAGGATAGAGAGAAATCATTGAACTTACAATAGGGTACAAAGTCAAAGGGAAAATCACTCTCTATCTACATGGTCCCCACTCGTTCATCTCAAGGGAGAAATCATCATTCACCAGACAGAAGATCCTGTctgaaggggaaaagaaatctCATCAGTGTGGTGTTAGCAGAAAGAGGAAAGGCCTCTGTCTTGCTCAGACTGGCTGTGGTGTGAGGTTATATGCTGTTTAATTCTACCAGAGCCTCGAGTCTTTAAACCTCCTACTTCTGAGGGCCACCTTCAACTCCATCTTCACTGGCTCCTTGCATTACTTCAACCACTTAAGgggaatgaaggggaaataagaAAAGGGGTTTACTCTAAGGTCCAGGTAGAATCAGCCTCTGTTGTGGCTTCCTGCATGTGAGAGTCACACATGACATGAAGTGGTCATAAATCAAAGCTCAGCCTCATGCAGGGCTTCGAGGGACCTCTGCCCATAGAAGCAAAGCAGTGCCAGGCTGGCAGAGTCCCCCCTGGGAGCAGCCAGGAA
This window of the Mesoplodon densirostris isolate mMesDen1 chromosome 3, mMesDen1 primary haplotype, whole genome shotgun sequence genome carries:
- the LOC132486985 gene encoding LOW QUALITY PROTEIN: olfactory receptor 1361-like (The sequence of the model RefSeq protein was modified relative to this genomic sequence to represent the inferred CDS: substituted 1 base at 1 genomic stop codon), yielding MGRDNQTGVTEFFLLGLSGQSEQEEVLFGLFLWMYLVTLIGNFLIVLAISCDSHLQTPMSLFLANLSCVNICFSSVTIPKKLVNHILXSKSISYMECTTQIYFFIIFINIDGFLLSVMAYDDYTAICCPLHYTMIMRPKLCVLLVAASRLSTNLHALLQTLLMVQLTFCSNNAVYNFFCDPYPILKLSCLNTFINDLMVFTVGELVFMTPFTCIIISYDYIFSKILKLPSAHGIRKALSTCGSHLTVVSLFYGAILGVYKHPSSSYSVQDVVTIVIFTVVTPLINLFIYSLRNHDMKGALRKLISYSIL